In the Streptomyces fradiae ATCC 10745 = DSM 40063 genome, one interval contains:
- a CDS encoding SpoIIE family protein phosphatase encodes MAKPGVETRTRSSVITARAAATFEPVGRAVATARAFVRDTLQGWGHSDIVDDAVVLTSELVTNAVVHAGTAADVLCLRTDHGVRVEVADRYPEREVPLQGSAQPTAAPDRENGRGLLLCAALATRWGVEYSPARKRVWFQLDLPERPVGTRHAGPALPADLLPVADERVRVAVAQVDRSGAVTAWNDDAEHLFGYAADQVVGKQLGDLAAWPHTPGTGTGLAEALRLSRWEGSYGIRGTDGRVIPVYASHLRIRDTHGEPSTVCLLVREYERAVLQSPPRATGGDASGEGRTADPFEVFIGSPAPEDLDGLLQRTVERARDMLDGDAAFLLLATDDETELEVRATTGLPSARQRFARVPVEAGTSRYASARMPAVHEDLAAVPGAVPLLSGTGMRSVVTVPLKVEGRLTGSLGVAAEAPGRYANEEALRLQFAADRIALAVESARLGELERLRRGSLSFLVEASDLLAGTLDRDQTLALMAQMTVPTLATWCAVYTIADQSSDPYLSYVLHEDEELIDGLKELLSSVTPPDPVPAPGARVWHAPAEAAQRAALEASRRRLGEEASPLSSGIGTALATAAAVGGETVVLPLVARNRVIGMLTLGKPSDDHFRQEILELAEDLSRRAALALDNARLYSERTAISQSLQRSLLPPGLPQISGVEVDVIYRAAGEGNEVGGDFYDVFPIQDGAYGFAIGDVCGTGPEAAAVTGLARHALRLLAREGFGGPAVLERLNAAILDEGSRSRFLTLLYGELRPQEDGSAALKVVCAGHPLPLRLRQDGTVEPAAEPQPLLGVMEDLELYEESVTLEPGDVLLCVTDGVTERREGTRMLGDDGLAEVLRTCTGLTAGAVAARVLRAVERFAAEPASDDMAILTLRVPEPHRQ; translated from the coding sequence ATGGCGAAGCCGGGCGTCGAGACGCGTACGAGGAGTTCTGTGATCACCGCGCGGGCGGCTGCCACCTTCGAACCTGTGGGGCGGGCGGTCGCGACCGCCCGCGCCTTCGTCCGGGACACCCTGCAGGGCTGGGGCCACTCCGACATCGTCGACGACGCCGTCGTCCTGACCAGCGAACTCGTCACCAACGCGGTGGTCCACGCCGGCACCGCCGCGGACGTCCTGTGCCTGCGCACCGACCACGGCGTACGGGTCGAGGTCGCCGACCGCTACCCGGAGCGCGAGGTGCCCCTCCAGGGCTCCGCCCAGCCCACCGCGGCCCCGGACCGGGAGAACGGCCGGGGCCTGCTGCTGTGCGCCGCCCTCGCCACCCGCTGGGGCGTCGAGTACTCGCCGGCCCGCAAGCGCGTCTGGTTCCAGCTCGACCTGCCCGAGCGCCCGGTGGGCACCCGCCACGCGGGTCCCGCGCTCCCCGCCGACCTGCTGCCCGTGGCCGACGAGCGCGTCCGGGTCGCGGTGGCGCAGGTCGACCGTTCGGGTGCCGTCACCGCCTGGAACGACGACGCGGAGCACCTCTTCGGGTACGCCGCCGACCAGGTCGTCGGCAAGCAGCTCGGGGACCTCGCCGCCTGGCCGCACACGCCGGGCACGGGGACGGGCCTGGCGGAGGCCCTGCGGCTGTCCCGCTGGGAGGGCAGCTACGGCATCCGCGGCACGGACGGCCGCGTGATCCCGGTGTACGCCTCCCATCTGCGGATCCGCGACACGCACGGCGAGCCGTCCACGGTGTGCCTGCTGGTGCGCGAGTACGAGCGGGCCGTCCTGCAGAGCCCGCCGCGCGCGACGGGCGGCGACGCGTCGGGCGAGGGCCGCACGGCGGACCCGTTCGAGGTGTTCATCGGCTCCCCCGCCCCGGAGGACCTGGACGGTCTGCTGCAGCGCACGGTGGAGCGGGCCCGCGACATGCTGGACGGGGACGCCGCGTTCCTGCTGCTGGCGACGGACGACGAGACGGAGCTGGAGGTGCGGGCCACGACGGGACTGCCGTCGGCGCGGCAGCGCTTCGCACGCGTCCCCGTGGAGGCGGGCACGAGCCGGTACGCCTCCGCCCGCATGCCGGCCGTCCACGAGGACCTGGCGGCCGTGCCGGGCGCGGTGCCGCTGCTGAGCGGCACGGGCATGCGCTCGGTCGTGACGGTCCCGCTGAAGGTGGAGGGCCGGCTGACGGGCTCCCTGGGGGTGGCGGCGGAGGCCCCCGGCCGCTACGCCAACGAGGAGGCGCTGCGGCTGCAGTTCGCCGCGGACCGGATCGCGCTGGCCGTCGAGTCGGCGCGGCTGGGCGAGCTGGAACGGCTGCGCCGCGGCTCCCTGAGCTTCCTGGTCGAGGCGTCGGACCTGCTGGCGGGCACGCTGGACCGGGATCAGACGCTGGCGCTGATGGCTCAGATGACCGTGCCGACGCTGGCCACGTGGTGCGCGGTGTACACGATCGCCGACCAGTCCTCGGACCCGTACCTGTCGTACGTGCTGCACGAGGACGAGGAGCTCATCGACGGTTTGAAGGAGCTGCTGTCGAGCGTCACCCCGCCCGATCCGGTACCGGCCCCCGGCGCGCGCGTGTGGCACGCGCCCGCGGAGGCGGCGCAGCGCGCGGCGCTGGAGGCGTCCCGCAGGCGGCTCGGGGAGGAGGCGTCGCCGCTGTCGTCGGGCATCGGCACGGCGCTGGCGACGGCCGCCGCGGTGGGCGGCGAGACCGTGGTCCTGCCGCTGGTCGCGCGCAATCGCGTGATCGGCATGCTCACCCTCGGCAAGCCGTCGGACGACCACTTCCGGCAGGAGATCCTCGAACTGGCGGAGGACCTGTCCCGCCGCGCCGCGCTGGCCCTGGACAACGCGCGGCTGTACAGCGAGCGTACGGCGATCAGCCAGTCGCTGCAGCGCAGCCTGCTGCCGCCGGGGCTGCCGCAGATCTCCGGCGTCGAGGTGGACGTGATCTACCGGGCGGCCGGCGAGGGCAACGAGGTGGGCGGCGACTTCTACGACGTGTTCCCGATCCAGGACGGGGCGTACGGCTTCGCGATCGGCGACGTGTGCGGTACGGGTCCGGAGGCGGCGGCCGTGACGGGTCTGGCCCGGCACGCACTGCGGCTGCTGGCGCGGGAGGGGTTCGGCGGCCCGGCGGTACTGGAGCGGCTGAACGCGGCGATCCTCGACGAGGGCTCCCGCAGCCGCTTCCTGACGCTGCTGTACGGGGAGCTGCGGCCTCAGGAGGACGGCAGCGCGGCACTGAAGGTGGTGTGCGCGGGCCATCCGCTGCCTTTGCGGCTGCGTCAGGACGGCACGGTGGAGCCCGCGGCGGAGCCGCAGCCGCTGCTGGGCGTGATGGAGGACCTGGAGCTGTACGAGGAGTCGGTGACGCTGGAGCCGGGCGACGTGCTGCTCTGCGTCACGGACGGCGTGACGGAGCGGCGTGAGGGCACCCGCATGCTGGGAGACGACGGCCTGGCCGAGGTGCTGCGCACGTGTACGGGCCTGACGGCCGGCGCGGTCGCCGCGCGGGTGCTGCGGGCGGTGGAGCGGTTCGCCGCGGAGCCCGCGTCGGACGACATGGCGATCCTGACGCTCCGCGTACCGGAGCCGCACCGCCAGTAG
- a CDS encoding hybrid sensor histidine kinase/response regulator, with amino-acid sequence MESGVAARGGSTRAKGGRSRSSGTVEVDAAALERLLGALTAMRDGNFRRRLTVTGEGPMAEIAAVFNEVADRKLHLTGELARVRRVVGREGKLSERLEVGASEGAWATAIEAANALVDDLTRPVSEVGRVLSAVADGDLEQRMELRSEGPDGAGRPLRGEFLKVARTVNNLVDQLSSFTDEVTRVALEVGTEGKLGGQAQVRGVSGSWKDLTDSVNTMAYRLTAQVRDIALVTTAVAKGDLSRKVTVHVAGEMLELKNTVNTMVDQLSSFSSEVTRVAREVGTEGKLGGQAEVPGVAGVWKDLTDSVNTMAGNLTSQVRGIAEVTTAVANGDLSQKVRVSARGEVAQLADTINQMTETLRTFADEVTRVAREVGVEGLLGGQAQVPGAAGTWKDLTDSVNTAFRNLTGQVRDIAQVTTAVANGDLSQKVTVDVAGEMLELKNTVNTMVDQLSAFGSEVTRVAREVGVEGRLGGQAEVRGAAGTWKDLTDSVNTAFRNLTGQVRDIAQVTTAVANGDLSQKVTVDVAGEMLELKNTVNTMVAQLSSFADQVTRMARDVGTEGRLGGQARVPGVSGTWKELTDSVNFMAGNLTSQVRQIAQVTTAVARGDLSQKIDVDARGEILELKNTINTMVDQLSAFAEQVTRVAREVGTDGRLGGQAQVPGVAGVWRDLTDSVNGMAGNLTAQVRNIAQVATAVARGDLSQKIDVDARGEILELKNTLNTMVDQLSNFAEQVTRVAREVGTEGRLGGQAEVQGVSGTWKDLTQSVNFMASNLTSQVRQIAQVTTAVAKGDLSKKITVDARGEILDLVTTVNTMVDQLSNFADEVTRVAREVGTEGILGGQARVRGVTGIWKDLSDNVNVMANNLTSQVRNISRVSSAVANGDLTKKVTVEARGEVAELADTVNTMVTTLSSFADEVTRVAREVGTEGELGGQAHVPGVSGTWKDLTESVNSMASNLTGQVRQIAAVTTAIAKGDLTKKIDIDARGEIQELKNTINTMVDQLSSFAEEVTRVAREAGTEGILGGQARVRDVDGTWRDLTESVNEMAGNLTRQVRAIAAVATAVTRGDLNLKIDVDASGEIQVLQDNINTMIANLRDTTLANEEQDWLKGNLARISGLMQGRRDLDDVASLIMSELTPVVSAQHGAFFLALPAGGGSAEPGGEDDGAYELRMRASYGYSAGSMPTSFRPGETLIGTAAEEKRTIQVNVPPGYLKISSGLGEAAPAHVIVLPVLFEGKVLGVIELASFQPFTQIQRDFLNQIAEMIATSVNTISVNSKTEVLLKQSQELTEQLRERSAELENRQKALQDSNAELEEKAELLARQNRDIEVKNTEIEEARQVLEERAEQLAVSMRYKSEFLANMSHELRTPLNSLLILAKLLADNADGNLSPKQVEFAETIHGAGSDLLQLINDILDLSKVEAGKMDVSPTRIALVQLVDYVEATFRPLTAEKGLDFSVRVSPELPATLHTDEQRLLQVLRNLLSNAVKFTDSGAVELVIRPAKADVPASIREQLLEAGSLRDPDAELIAFSVTDTGIGIAASKMRVIFEAFKQADGTTSRKYGGTGLGLSISREIARLLGGEIHAASEPGRGSTFTLYLPLHGNELPPHGYGSAAGAAQDAHAAGAEGGPGTGSGAEAAEGAPEERGTALPAAPAAPVGHVAPAPSAPQPPGRGAPAGGTGPGESGRNGTGALFRHRRRASAAAEGRAEGGGRRETGAGPDSGRDAGAEAAGQEAAEPRRPIRFSGEKVLIVDDDIRNVFALTSVLEQHGLSVLYAENGREGIEVLEQHDDAAVVLMDIMMPEMDGYATTTAIRRMPQFAGLPIIALTAKAMKGDREKAIESGASDYVTKPVDPDHLLSVMDQWMHGK; translated from the coding sequence GTGGAGTCTGGCGTGGCGGCGCGAGGCGGCAGCACGCGCGCGAAGGGCGGACGGTCCCGGAGCAGCGGAACCGTCGAGGTGGACGCCGCTGCACTGGAGCGGCTGCTGGGTGCCCTGACGGCGATGCGGGACGGCAACTTCCGCAGGCGGCTGACGGTCACCGGTGAGGGGCCGATGGCGGAGATCGCCGCCGTCTTCAACGAGGTCGCCGACCGCAAGCTGCACCTCACGGGCGAGCTGGCGCGGGTGCGCCGGGTCGTGGGGCGTGAGGGGAAGCTGTCGGAGCGGCTGGAGGTGGGCGCCAGCGAGGGCGCCTGGGCGACCGCGATCGAGGCCGCCAACGCGCTGGTGGACGACCTGACGAGGCCGGTCTCCGAGGTGGGGCGGGTCCTGTCGGCCGTCGCGGACGGCGACCTGGAGCAGCGGATGGAGCTGCGCTCCGAGGGGCCCGACGGGGCGGGGCGTCCGCTGCGCGGTGAGTTCCTGAAGGTGGCCCGTACGGTCAACAACCTCGTCGACCAGCTGTCGTCGTTCACCGACGAGGTGACCCGCGTCGCGCTCGAAGTCGGTACGGAGGGCAAGCTGGGCGGGCAGGCCCAGGTGCGCGGGGTGTCCGGTTCGTGGAAGGACCTCACGGACTCGGTCAACACGATGGCGTACCGGCTCACCGCCCAGGTGCGGGACATCGCGCTGGTCACCACGGCGGTCGCCAAGGGCGATCTGTCGCGGAAGGTCACGGTGCACGTGGCCGGGGAGATGCTGGAGCTGAAGAACACCGTCAACACGATGGTGGACCAGCTGTCGTCGTTCTCGTCCGAGGTGACGCGCGTCGCGCGCGAGGTGGGCACGGAGGGCAAGCTCGGCGGGCAGGCCGAGGTGCCGGGCGTGGCCGGGGTCTGGAAGGACCTCACCGACTCCGTCAACACGATGGCGGGCAACCTCACCTCGCAGGTGCGCGGCATCGCCGAGGTCACCACCGCCGTCGCCAACGGGGACCTGTCGCAGAAGGTCCGGGTCAGCGCGCGCGGCGAGGTCGCGCAGCTGGCGGACACCATCAACCAGATGACCGAGACGCTGCGCACCTTCGCCGACGAGGTGACGCGGGTCGCGCGGGAGGTGGGTGTCGAGGGGCTGCTGGGCGGTCAGGCGCAGGTGCCGGGCGCGGCCGGTACGTGGAAGGACCTGACGGACTCGGTCAACACGGCGTTCCGGAACCTGACGGGTCAGGTGCGGGACATCGCGCAGGTGACGACGGCGGTGGCCAACGGCGACCTGTCGCAGAAGGTCACGGTCGACGTGGCCGGCGAGATGCTCGAGTTGAAGAACACCGTGAACACGATGGTGGATCAGCTCTCCGCGTTCGGTTCCGAAGTGACCCGGGTGGCCCGCGAGGTGGGCGTCGAGGGCCGGCTCGGCGGTCAGGCGGAGGTGCGCGGGGCGGCGGGCACGTGGAAGGACCTGACGGACTCGGTCAACACGGCGTTCCGGAACCTGACGGGTCAGGTGCGGGACATCGCGCAGGTGACGACGGCGGTGGCCAACGGCGACCTGTCGCAGAAGGTCACGGTCGACGTGGCCGGCGAGATGCTGGAGCTGAAGAACACCGTCAACACGATGGTGGCGCAGCTGTCGTCCTTCGCCGACCAGGTGACGCGCATGGCGCGGGACGTGGGCACGGAGGGGCGGCTGGGCGGTCAGGCGCGCGTACCGGGGGTGTCGGGTACGTGGAAGGAGCTCACCGACTCCGTCAACTTCATGGCGGGGAACCTGACGTCCCAGGTGCGGCAGATCGCGCAGGTGACGACGGCGGTGGCGCGCGGTGACCTGTCGCAGAAGATCGACGTGGACGCGCGCGGCGAGATCCTGGAGCTGAAGAACACCATCAACACGATGGTCGACCAGCTGTCCGCGTTCGCCGAGCAGGTGACGCGGGTGGCCCGCGAGGTGGGCACCGACGGGCGGCTGGGCGGTCAGGCGCAGGTGCCCGGTGTGGCCGGGGTGTGGCGCGATCTGACGGACTCCGTGAACGGCATGGCCGGCAACCTCACCGCGCAGGTCCGCAACATCGCGCAGGTGGCCACGGCGGTGGCGCGCGGTGACCTGTCGCAGAAGATCGACGTGGACGCGCGCGGCGAGATCCTGGAGCTGAAGAACACCCTCAACACGATGGTGGACCAGCTGTCGAACTTCGCCGAGCAGGTGACGCGGGTCGCCCGCGAGGTGGGTACGGAGGGCCGCCTCGGCGGTCAGGCCGAGGTGCAGGGCGTCTCCGGCACCTGGAAGGACCTGACGCAGTCGGTCAACTTCATGGCGAGCAACCTGACCTCGCAGGTGCGGCAGATCGCCCAGGTGACGACGGCGGTCGCCAAGGGCGACCTGTCGAAGAAGATCACCGTCGACGCCCGGGGCGAGATCCTCGACCTGGTCACCACGGTCAACACGATGGTGGACCAGCTCTCGAACTTCGCGGACGAGGTCACCCGGGTGGCGCGCGAGGTGGGCACCGAGGGCATCCTCGGCGGCCAGGCGCGGGTGCGCGGCGTGACGGGCATCTGGAAGGACCTCAGCGACAACGTCAACGTGATGGCGAACAACCTCACCTCGCAGGTGCGGAACATCTCGCGGGTGTCGTCGGCGGTGGCCAACGGCGACCTGACGAAGAAGGTGACCGTCGAGGCGCGCGGTGAGGTCGCGGAGCTGGCCGACACGGTCAACACGATGGTGACGACCCTGTCGTCGTTCGCGGACGAGGTCACGCGGGTGGCGCGCGAGGTGGGTACCGAGGGCGAACTGGGCGGCCAGGCGCACGTGCCGGGGGTGTCGGGCACGTGGAAGGACCTCACCGAGTCGGTGAACTCGATGGCGTCGAACCTGACCGGTCAGGTGCGGCAGATCGCGGCCGTGACCACGGCCATCGCCAAGGGCGACCTGACCAAGAAGATCGACATCGACGCGCGCGGTGAGATCCAGGAGCTGAAGAACACCATCAACACGATGGTCGACCAGCTGTCGTCGTTCGCCGAGGAGGTCACCCGCGTCGCGCGGGAGGCGGGCACGGAGGGCATCCTCGGCGGTCAGGCGCGGGTGCGGGACGTCGACGGCACCTGGCGGGACCTCACCGAGTCGGTGAACGAGATGGCCGGGAACCTGACGCGGCAGGTGCGCGCCATCGCGGCCGTGGCCACGGCGGTGACCAGGGGCGATCTCAACCTGAAGATCGACGTGGACGCGTCGGGTGAGATCCAGGTACTCCAGGACAACATCAACACGATGATCGCCAACCTGCGCGACACGACCCTCGCCAACGAGGAGCAGGACTGGCTGAAGGGCAATCTGGCGCGCATCTCCGGTCTGATGCAGGGCCGCAGGGACCTGGACGACGTCGCCTCGCTGATCATGAGCGAGCTGACGCCGGTGGTGTCCGCGCAGCACGGCGCCTTCTTCCTGGCCCTGCCGGCGGGCGGCGGGTCGGCGGAGCCGGGCGGGGAGGACGACGGGGCGTACGAGCTGCGGATGAGGGCCAGCTACGGCTACTCGGCCGGGTCGATGCCGACGTCGTTCCGGCCGGGGGAGACGCTGATCGGGACGGCCGCCGAGGAGAAGCGGACGATCCAGGTGAACGTCCCGCCGGGGTACCTGAAGATCTCGTCGGGGCTGGGGGAGGCCGCGCCGGCGCATGTGATCGTCCTTCCGGTGCTGTTCGAGGGGAAGGTGCTCGGGGTGATCGAGCTGGCGTCGTTCCAGCCGTTCACGCAGATCCAGCGGGACTTCCTCAACCAGATCGCCGAGATGATCGCGACCAGCGTCAACACGATCAGCGTCAACTCCAAGACGGAGGTGCTGCTGAAGCAGTCGCAGGAGCTGACCGAGCAGCTGCGGGAGCGTTCGGCGGAGCTGGAGAACCGTCAGAAGGCCCTGCAGGACTCCAACGCGGAGCTGGAGGAGAAGGCCGAGCTGCTGGCGCGGCAGAACCGCGACATCGAGGTGAAGAACACCGAGATCGAGGAGGCCCGGCAGGTGCTGGAGGAGCGCGCGGAGCAGCTCGCCGTCTCCATGCGCTACAAGTCCGAGTTCCTGGCGAACATGTCGCACGAGCTGCGCACCCCGCTCAACTCGCTGCTGATCCTGGCGAAGCTGCTGGCGGACAACGCGGACGGCAACCTGTCGCCGAAGCAGGTCGAGTTCGCCGAGACGATCCACGGCGCGGGCTCCGACCTGCTCCAGCTGATCAACGACATCCTGGACCTGTCGAAGGTCGAGGCCGGCAAGATGGACGTCAGCCCGACACGGATCGCGCTGGTGCAGCTGGTGGACTACGTGGAGGCCACGTTCCGCCCGCTGACCGCGGAGAAGGGGCTGGACTTCTCCGTGCGGGTCTCCCCGGAGCTGCCGGCGACCCTCCACACGGACGAGCAGCGTCTCCTGCAGGTGCTGCGCAACCTCCTGTCGAACGCGGTGAAGTTCACCGACTCCGGCGCGGTGGAGCTGGTCATCCGCCCGGCGAAGGCGGACGTGCCGGCGTCGATCCGGGAGCAGCTGCTGGAGGCCGGTTCGCTGCGGGACCCGGACGCCGAGCTGATCGCGTTCTCGGTGACCGACACGGGCATCGGCATCGCGGCGAGCAAGATGCGGGTCATCTTCGAGGCGTTCAAGCAGGCGGACGGCACGACGAGCCGCAAGTACGGCGGTACGGGCCTGGGGCTGTCCATCAGCCGGGAGATCGCCCGGCTGCTGGGCGGCGAGATCCACGCGGCCAGCGAGCCGGGCCGCGGTTCGACCTTCACGCTGTACCTGCCGCTGCACGGCAACGAACTGCCGCCGCACGGGTACGGCTCCGCGGCCGGGGCGGCGCAGGACGCGCACGCGGCCGGGGCCGAGGGCGGTCCTGGTACGGGGTCCGGGGCGGAGGCGGCGGAGGGTGCGCCGGAGGAGCGGGGGACGGCGCTGCCGGCCGCGCCCGCCGCGCCGGTGGGGCACGTGGCGCCGGCGCCGTCCGCCCCGCAGCCGCCGGGTCGCGGGGCCCCGGCGGGCGGTACGGGGCCGGGGGAGAGCGGACGGAACGGTACGGGCGCGCTGTTCCGGCACCGCCGCAGGGCGTCCGCCGCGGCGGAGGGCCGCGCAGAGGGCGGCGGCCGGCGGGAGACCGGGGCGGGGCCGGACTCGGGCCGGGACGCGGGTGCGGAGGCGGCCGGGCAGGAGGCGGCCGAGCCGCGCCGGCCGATCCGCTTCAGCGGCGAGAAGGTGCTGATCGTCGACGACGACATCCGCAACGTCTTCGCGCTCACCAGCGTGCTGGAGCAGCACGGCCTGTCGGTGCTGTACGCGGAGAACGGACGCGAGGGCATCGAGGTCCTGGAGCAGCACGACGACGCCGCGGTGGTGCTGATGGACATCATGATGCCGGAGATGGACGGGTACGCGACGACGACCGCGATCCGCAGGATGCCGCAGTTCGCGGGCCTGCCGATCATCGCGCTGACCGCGAAGGCGATGAAGGGCGACCGGGAGAAGGCGATCGAATCCGGGGCGTCGGATTACGTCACCAAGCCGGTCGACCCCGATCATCTGC